One genomic region from Leishmania braziliensis MHOM/BR/75/M2904 complete genome, chromosome 35 encodes:
- a CDS encoding putative proteasome alpha 1 subunit, which produces MNRAGFDKYITVFSPEGSLYQVEYAFKAVTYPGLLTISIRCKDAVLVVTQHQIPDRLMRPDSVTALYEVTPGIGCCMTGRAPDGRALVQRAREEASDYHYRYGVPIPIAVLAKRMGDKAQVRTQQAGLRPMGVVSTFIGMDQSDEDGLLKPKIYTVDPAGWTGGHIACAAGKKQVEAMAFLEKRQKSTEFDTLTQKEAAMIALAALQSAIGTAVKATEVEVGRCTAANPTFQRVQNCEVEEWLTAVAEAD; this is translated from the coding sequence ATGAACCGCGCAGGCTTCGACAAGTACATCACCGTCTTCAGCCCCGAGGGCTCGCTGTACCAGGTGGAGTACGCGTTCAAAGCGGTCACCTACCCTGGTCTGCTCACGATTTCTATCCGCTGTAAAGATGCCGTTCTGGTGGTGACGCAGCACCAGATTCCCGATCGCCTTATGCGTCCTGACTCGGTGACAGCGCTCTATGAGGTCACTCCGGGTATTGGCTGCTGCATGACTGGCCGCGCACCCGACGGGCGTGccctggtgcagcgcgcacggGAGGAAGCGTCGGATTACCACTACCGCTACGGTGTGCCGATCCCAATAGCGGTGTTGGCGAAGCGTATGGGCGACAAGGCGCAGGTGCGTACCCAGCAGGCTGGCCTGCGGCCGATGGGCGTGGTGAGCACCTTCATCGGCATGGACCAGAGTGACGAGGACGGTTTACTGAAGCCGAAAATTTACACCGTCGACCCGGCCGGCTGGACTGGCGGGCATatcgcctgcgctgctggcaAGAAGCAAGTTGAGGCAATGGCATTCTTGGAAAAGCGCCAGAAGAGCACCGAGTTTGACACACTGACGCAgaaggaggcggcgatgatcgcgctggcggcactgcagagCGCGATCGGCACGGCTGTCAAGgcgacagaggtggaggtgggccGCTGCACGGCGGCCAACCCGACCTTTCAGCGGGTGCAAAACTGTGAGGTTGAGGAATGGCTGACCGCCGTGGCCGAGGCGGATTGA
- a CDS encoding RAD51/dmc1 protein: protein MQQQQHSAHFAEERALDRGAAFDEPQQLPNSVTGEAAGQPLLEVERLAEHGIGAADITKLKQAGIFTVPGVQMQCRKDLIQIKGLSDAKVDKIIEAARRVSDVGFITGSIYLQQRSTILRISTGSTALDQLLGGGGIESRSITEAFGEFRTGKTQIGHTLCVTSQLPLEMGGGNGKVVYVDTEGTFRPERIRPIAERFGLDPNSVLDNILVARAYTHEHQAHLLSMVAAKMAEDQFSLLVVDSITALFRVDFSGRGELAERQQKLAKMLSQLMKIAEEFNVAVYITNQVVSDPGGASMFVADPKKPVGGHIIAHASTTRLSLRKGRGDQRVCKIFDSPSLPELECVYSISEQGITDAVE, encoded by the coding sequence atgcagcagcaacagcacagTGCGCACTTCGCGGAAGAGCGCGCCCTTGACCGAGGCGCCGCCTTCGACGAGCCTCAGCAACTCCCCAACTCCGTTACCGGGGAAGCAGCGGGACAACCtctgctggaggtggagcgtCTTGCCGAGCATGGCATCGGAGCCGCGGACATTACAAAGCTGAAGCAGGCGGGGATCTTCACCGTTCCTGGTGTGCAGATGCAGTGTAGGAAAGACCTCATTCAGATAAAGGGTCTCTCCGACGCGAAGGTGGACAAGATCATCGAAGCCGCGCGACGTGTGAGCGACGTGGGCTTCATCACCGGATCGATctacctgcagcagcgcagcactaTTCTACGTATCTCCACCGGGAGTACAGCGCTCGATCAACTGctaggcggcggcggcatcgaGAGCCGCTCCATTACAGAGGCGTTTGGGGAGTTCCGCACCGGCAAGACACAGATCGGTCACACCTTGTGTGTGACCTCccagctgccgctggagatgggcggcggcaacggaaAAGTGGTGTACGTGGACACTGAGGGCACATTTCGCCCAGAACGAATTCGACCCATTGCGGAGCGCTTCGGGCTGGACCCGAACTCCGTGCTGGACAACATCCTTGTCGCCCGCGCCTACACGCACGAACATCAAGCCCACCTACTCTCCATGGTAGCGGCCAAGATGGCAGAGGATCAGTTTAGCCTACTCGTCGTAGACAGTATAACAGCTCTCTTTCGTGTTGACTTCTCCGGCCGCGGCGAGCTCgcggagcggcagcagaagtTGGCGAAGATGCTGAGCCAGCTGATGAAAATTGCGGAGGAGTTCAATGTCGCCGTGTACATCACCAACCAGGTAGTCTCCGACCCCGGTGGCGCCTCCATGTTTGTGGCAGACCCAAAGAAGCCTGTCGGCGGCCACATTATTGCCCATGCCTCGACGACGCGTCTGTCCCTGCGCAAGGGCCGTGGCGATCAACGCGTGTGCAAAATCTTTGATAGCCCATCGTTGCCGGAGCTCGAGTGCGTTTACAGCATCTCTGAACAAGGGATTACCGACGCGGTTGAGTGA
- a CDS encoding putative DNA replication factor, with the protein MEITDAMKERLRYFFVHHSEPPHPLSTRDGASASVLPRTSGSTAVAAAGGRSVFIQEVDCMKLLNVCPEVGCALLGQTTTVMDALRVECAALCKEAGQTDILSSSISIRLTHVPVVMTGLPSVPPARGQLVQLCGSIIRMSTKRVVPYASRLMCPRCRDTIEIFTNPFDRATETKTQCSQPACKHEPMQVIGQVWMDYAECRLQQRSNQSGRLPRSVLVTLDDELSMKCSVGQFVEVVGLAFPKWRHVFPSSRPTIEPAIWAINVLPMEAYRGAATTTSGAPGLRRRSGKTDRPKFNPEHFFTSFCKNKRKRGVTLARCVCPHLSGLFAPRLAVLLSALGGTSTTGKTSMHVRNTIHCLYVGDPSTGKTQLLRFAAAIAPRSTSTTGMGSTSAGLTVAAAKEHGEWVLEPGALVLSDGGSCIIDELRTVSPADRASLHEAMEQQTISVAKGGLVTKLRTSCAVLSACNPPARRGGRTEIGVGGPLLSRFDFIFLLWDTPQPEVDARIASHMLRANTGAQTSLEEDELTVEEVARYLWWVRTQYAAADGPLLSDSAADLLGRYYEIQRQRGASPSLDDAVPVTVRFLESLVRLAQAHAKLHLQTVCTLEDAAMAVFLMERTAYSLKCPLDAVEPGVCSSSRELDEVFLSDEPEALAQQDAVLSAIIDVIFHYRLPSADSFNGAQTRGEGEIALADLPFMRAMRITDSSQYRNSSLPTGNVVSEDDEANGSLLTQRKVLSASLHAKTLVAISSAERLAEEVGRTSGTAYSVARYAGSSIELTADSSPTAVAALLRSQHMRQSVSVVAAVAVPGVPSALPASQSRPLPAHVEAEKVPEYTELWTGKRPREEAEDEVLLTDSDHQSTASSAPLSQPVPARPLPSPSLPIPETSSPPYSLRPNGTRKRSAEDIMRSLRFHP; encoded by the coding sequence ATGGAGATCACGGATGCGATGAAGGAGCGTCTTCGCTACTTCTTCGTGCATCACAGCGAGCCACCCCATCCTCTGTCGACCCGCGATGGCGCCAGCGCATCTGTCTTGCCTCGGACGagcggcagcactgcagtAGCCGCAGCTGGTGGGCGTTCTGTTTTTATTCAAGAAGTGGACTGCATGAAGCTGCTTAATGTCTGTCCAGAGGTGgggtgtgcgctgctgggtCAGACCACAACGGTCATGGATGCGCTGCGTGTGGAGTGTGCGGCGCTGTGCAAAGAAGCTGGGCAGACGGACATCCTTAGCAGCAGCATTTCCATTCGCCTCACGCATGTACCCGTGGTGATGACAGGACTGCCGTCCGTGCCGCCCGCTCGCGGTCAACTCGTGCAGCTTTGCGGGTCGATCATTCGCATGTCAACCAAGCGCGTGGTGCCGTACGCATCGCGGTTAATGTGCCCGCGATGCCGTGATACTATCGAGATATTCACAAACCCCTTCGACCGCGCGACGGAGACCAAGACACAGTGCTCGCAACCAGCCTGCAAGCACGAGCCGATGCAAGTGATTGGCCAAGTTTGGATGGACTACGCCGAGTgccggctgcagcagcggtccAACCAGTCGGGCCGCCTGCCTCGGAGCGTCCTTGTCACGCTGGATGACGAGCTCAGCATGAAGTGCTCGGTGGGCCAGTTCGTAGAGGTGGTGGGGCTTGCCTTTCCTAAATGGCGGCATGTTTTCCCATCTAGCAGACCCACCATCGAGCCGGCCATCTGGGCGATCAACGTACTCCCAATGGAAGCGTACCGCGGGGCAGCTACAACAACGAGCGGTGCACCGGGACTGCGTCGCCGCAGTGGTAAGACGGACCGGCCAAAGTTCAACCCGGAGCacttcttcacctccttcTGCAAGAACAAGCGCAAGCGTGGCGTGACGTTAGCGCGTTGTGTGTGCCCACATCTCTCGGGGCTTTTCGCACCCCGcctcgcggtgctgctctctgCCCTCGGCGGGACGTCGACGACGGGGAAGACCTCCATGCACGTGCGCAACACAATTCACTGTCTCTACGTTGGCGACCCCTCGACTGGTAAGACGCAACTACTGCGCTTTGCCGCGGCCATCGCGCCACGCAGCACCTCGACGACCGGCATgggcagcacctccgccggTCTTACAGTGGCAGCCGCAAAGGAGCATGGCGAGTGGGTGCTGGAGCCTGGCGCCTTGGTGTTGAGTGATGGCGGCTCCTGCATCATTGACGAGCTACGCACTGTCTCTCCAGCTGATCGTGCCTCACTACATGAGGCAATGGAGCAGCAGACCATTTCTGTGGCAAAGGGCGGCCTCGTCACGAAGCTGCGCACATCCTGCGCGGTCTTGTCAGCCTGCAATCCCCCTGCCCGCCGCGGTGGTCGCACAGAGATCGGTGTTGGCGGCCCACTGTTGAGCCGCTTCGACTTTATCTTTCTTCTTTGGGACACACCGCAGCCGGAGGTGGATGCGCGAATTGCGTCGCACATGCTGCGGGCAAACACTGGGGCACAAACGTCGCTGGAAGAGGATGAgctgacggtggaggaggtggcacGGTACCTATGGTGGGTGCGCACGCAGTacgccgctgcagacggtcctcttctctccgaCTCGGCCGCCGACCTCTTGGGCCGCTACTACGAGatacagcggcagcgcggcgccagTCCGTCTCTGGACGACGCGGTACCGGTGACGGTGCGGTTCCTCGAATCCCTTGTGCGACTTGCACAGGCGCATGCGAAGCTGCACCTACAGACGGTGTGCACGCTGGAGGACGCTGCAATGGCTGTGTTTCTCATGGAGCGCACCGCGTACAGCCTCAAGTGCCCGCTGGACGCTGTCGAACCCGGGGTGTGCAGCAGTTCGCGTGAGCTGGACGAGGTGTTTctctcagacgagcctgAGGCCCTCGCTCAGCAGGATGCGGTGCTGTCCGCCATCATCGATGTCATCTTTCACTATCGGCTGCCGTCAGCGGACTCCTTTAATGGTGCCCAGAcaagaggtgaaggagagatTGCTTTGGCGGACCTTCCCTTCATGCGGGCGATGCGCATCACTGACTCTTCCCAGTACAGGAATTCCTCTTTGCCCACCGGCAATGTTGTAagcgaggacgacgaggccaACGGCTCACTGCTGACTCAGCGGAAGGTTCTCTCAGCCTCCTTGCATGCCAAGACTCTCGTCGCCATCTCCAGCGCTGAGCGGCTGGCGGAGGAAGTTGGGCGGACCTCTGGCACCGCCTACAGCGTTGCTCGCTATGCCGGTTCCAGTATTGAACTGACCGCCGACTCGTCGCCCACAGCCGTGGCGGCTCTGTTGCGCTCTCAGCACATGCGTCAATCTGTGTCTGTTGTTGCGGCCGTGGCGGTCCCCGGCGTACCCTCTGCATTGCCTGCCTCTCAGTCACGCCCTCTTCCCGCTCACGTCGAAGCGGAAAAGGTACCAGAGTACACAGAGTTGTGGACTGGGAAGAGGCCGAGAGAGGAAGCCGAGGATGAGGTGCTGCTAACGGATAGCGACCACCAATCTaccgcctccagcgcgccGCTCTCGCAACCAGTGCCGGCTCGTCCGCTGCCATCACCGTCCTTGCCCATTCCTGAAACGAGCTCACCGCCGTACTCGCTTCGGCCAAACGGTACGCGTAAACGGTCTGCTGAGGACATAATGCGTAGTCTTCGATTTCATCCTTGA
- a CDS encoding putative tubulin tyrosine ligase, which translates to MSASANAFPALPDTFKLPSVATVTRKPVRVVRQTRALPAMARGLVAPAPSSTPSLYPQSLWWDAQQGNEDTDKMTRKRTYWASDYPPIVVGKYVTDPTGKDFSDPRYVPAGTAARSRSSSRTIVKSDASTVALSRVASSVTTYSSCTTTSSTVQGSEEDEENAAMQIAVKRKLLTVVMPIYPSSAASFFFPTSYVHSSRDSTDWRGLPKKINDDLHPDDRTNISLSFVSVRENNLNRMGLYKIGPGAVAFSAVIKAFEAGGLRYTDSNKDFNILWAKRATVYTLSSLNAYQKVNHFPGTWGVGRKDRLACNIRRMQRFFSDDAFDIVPKSFLIPQDEAELRRDAEMNPGTPEKPLIYIVKPGASSCGRGIHLFKGVPPMPRGVGREKEMVCQRYIGNPLLIYGRKFDLRLYCVVTSFDPLRIYLFDEGLVRFAAKKYRGPDQDLDNIHVHLTNYSVNKTAELSKESNGKDYDSDDPLDIKWCLSDFKRHLASHHPLGLDAWYRIQSECEDVVIKTFLSIEHSVVEEVTRNCADSSGRNCFELFGLDLMADTNLKVRLLEVNIMPSLATASSLDKAVKSRMLAHLLTLVRVIPYRRDSQLDPDNAEGTYVPRGIQRQAGERTYKFGKHPFPSLRILERPLLTTFNDPRNEDSLLSKAELLMLREYEEELQCAGGFRCVYPVGHTVERYLPYFSHGVRRSNYLLASAAVMRSKLPPHQRLFE; encoded by the coding sequence ATGAGCGCGTCGGCAAACGCGTTTCCGGCGCTGCCGGATACCTTCAAGTTGCCCTCTGTCGCAACCGTGACTCGCAAGCCGGTCCGTGTGGTGCGACAGACACGCGCTTTGCCTGCCATGGCCCGTGGCTTGGTTGCGCCGGCGCCGTCATCGACGCCATCTCTCTATCCGCAGAGTCTCTGGTGGGACGCACAGCAAGGCAACGAGGACACGGATAAGATGACGCGCAAGCGCACCTACTGGGCGAGCGACTACCCTCCTATTGTCGTGGGCAAGTATGTGACAGACCCGACAGGAAAGGACTTTTCCGACCCGCGCTACGTGCCCGCAgggacggcggcgcgctcTCGCTCATCATCGCGCACCATAGTCAAGAGCGACGCAAGCACGGTCGCTCTTAGCCGTGTCGCCAGCTCCGTGACGACGTACTCCAGCTGCACCACAACCTCCTCGACCGTTCAAGGCTCTGAAGAGGACGAAGAGAACGCTGCGATGCAGATCGCTGTAAAGCGGAAGCTGCTTACAGTGGTGATGCCTATCtacccctcctccgctgcgAGCTTTTTCTTCCCGACGTCGTACGTGCATTCATCTCGTGACTCGACGGATTGGCGAGGTCTACCAAAGAAAATTAACGACGATCTGCACCCCGACGACCGCACCAAtatctccctctcctttgtgtctgtgcgcgaGAACAACCTGAACCGAATGGGATTATACAAGATTGGCCCCGGCGCTGTCGCCTTCAGCGCTGTCATCAAGGCCTTTGAGGCGGGCGGACTCAGATACACGGACTCCAACAAAGACTTCAACATATTGTGGGCCAAGCGGGCCACCGTCTACACCCTGTCCTCGCTGAACGCGTACCAGAAGGTGAACCACTTCCCCGGCACGTGGGGTGTGGGGCGAAAGGATCGGCTGGCCTGCAACATTCGCCGCATGCAGCGCTTCTTCAGCGACGACGCCTTCGACATTGTGCCAAAGTCCTTCCTAATTCCGCAAGACGaagcggagctgcgccgcgatGCGGAGATGAACCCCGGCACCCCGGAGAAGCCGCTGATCTACATTGTCAAGCCCGGCGCGTCGAGCTGTGGACGAGGGATCCATCTGTTCAAGGGCGTGCCCCCCATGCCGCGGGGGGTGGGCCGCGAAAAGGAGATGGTGTGCCAGAGGTACATTGGCAACCCTTTGCTCATCTATGGCCGGAAGTTTGACCTACGGCTCTACTGCGTCGTCACCTCGTTCGACCCATTGCGGATCTACCTCTTCGATGAGGGTCTCGTGCGATTTGCGGCAAAGAAGTACCGAGGACCCGACCAGGACCTCGATAACATCCACGTGCACCTTACCAACTACTCCGTTAACAAGACAGCGGAGCTGAGCAAGGAAAGCAACGGTAAGGATTACGATAGTGATGATCCACTTGACATCAAGTGGTGCCTCTCCGACTTCAAGCGGCACTTGGCGTCACATCACCCGCTGGGGCTGGATGCGTGGTACCGCATTCAGTCAGAGTGCGAGGATGTAGTGATAAAGACATTCCTCAGTATTGAACACAGtgtcgtggaggaggtgactCGCAACTGCGCTGATTCCAGCGGACGCAACTGCTTCGAGCTGTTTGGGCTGGACTTGATGGCGGACACCAACCTCAAGGTGCGACTGCTGGAGGTTAACATCATGCCATCGTTGGCGACAGCCAGCTCTCTTGACAAGGCCGTGAAGTCCCGCATGCTGGCACATCTATTGACGCTGGTGCGTGTCATTCCGTATCGTCGGGATAGTCAGCTGGACCCCGACAACGCGGAGGGCACCTACGTACCACGCGGCATTCAACGGCAGGCAGGGGAGCGCACGTACAAATTTGGCAAGCATCCTTTTCCGAGCCTTCGCATTCTGGAGCGGCCGCTGCTAACCACCTTCAACGACCCGAGAAACGAGGACTCGCTCCTATCTAAGGCTGAGTTGCTCATGCTACGCGAGTatgaggaggagctgcagtgTGCCGGCGGCTTTCGATGTGTCTACCCCGTTGGGCACACCGTTGAGCGATACCTTCCGTACTTCTCGCATGGTGTTCGTCGCAGCAACTACCTGCtggcgtcggcggcggtgatgaggtcgaagctgccgccgcatcaGCGGCTCTTCGAGTAA